The Nicotiana tabacum cultivar K326 chromosome 14, ASM71507v2, whole genome shotgun sequence genome contains a region encoding:
- the LOC107819694 gene encoding transcription factor bHLH148 — protein sequence MESMVIDMSSAPISNTVASSDRVILRRKKNKKSLKNKTQNNTNNNNSENPSNATEWKTQAQQQVYSSKLLKALREVRISSPPATTAPKGGRAVREVADRVLAVTAKGRTRWSRAILTNRLKLKFMKKHSKRQKLMAARSSTSSRLPKKPRVGILKLKTKNLPSFQKKARVLGRLVPGCRKQPVPVILEEAGDYIAALEMQVRAMSALANLLSGSSSTAAPPLDQLSSSRPPPS from the coding sequence ATGGAATCAATGGTTATAGACATGTCTTCAGCGCCGATCTCGAACACTGTAGCGTCCTCTGACAGAGTTATATTGAGGaggaaaaagaataagaaaagcttgaaaaataaaactcaaaacaacaccaataaCAATAATAGCGAAAATCCGAGTAACGCTACTGAATGGAAAACACAAGCTCAACAGCAAGTTTACTCTTCAAAGCTACTCAAAGCACTCCGTGAAGTGCGAATCAGTTCACCGCCGGCGACGACGGCGCCAAAAGGCGGACGAGCCGTACGGGAAGTGGCTGACAGAGTCCTTGCAGTTACTGCTAAAGGACGAACAAGGTGGAGCCGAGCTATACTTACAAACCGGCTCAAGCTCAAGTTCATGAAGAAGCACTCGAAGCGGCAGAAATTAATGGCGGCACGTTCTAGTACCAGCAGCCGGTTACCTAAGAAGCCGAGAGTGGGGATATTGAAGCTGAAAACGAAGAATTTGCCGTCTTTCCAGAAGAAGGCTCGAGTATTGGGACGGCTTGTACCTGGTTGCAGGAAACAACCAGTGCCGGTGATTCTAGAAGAAGCCGGTGATTACATAGCAGCTCTTGAGATGCAAGTTCGAGCCATGAGTGCTCTAGCTAACCTCCTTTCTGGCTCTTCTTCTACTGCTGCTCCTCCTCTAGATCAGCTCAGCTCCAGCCGGCCTCCCCCTAGTTGA